A window of the Methanoregula sp. genome harbors these coding sequences:
- the ppk1 gene encoding polyphosphate kinase 1: MDTAPTIPLDDPALYINRELAWIRFNRHVLDEAMDPSHPLLERVKFLAIFSNNLDEFFMVRVSGLQRQYTKGVRKFPADGMTPAQQLDGIQKMLLPELEQEYRCWHEDILPKLDQTGVHIHAYRDLDVRQKSAMHRFFVEEVFPVLTPLAFDSSHPFPFISNLSLNLAIIVRDTSNKEFFARVKVPTNLFSRLIRIPDAEENCRNDQNVHFVYLEEIIAAHLDMLFPGLETVASFPFRITRDADPEIEVDDASDLLTTVEEIMEQRAHGNPVRIEVECSMHDSICHMLEKKLVVTSAMIHRVGHPVGMADLMQLLSLDRPDLKDRPFNPSLPTDLAEGKDIFSAIRHHDILLYQPYDSFTPVVNLIRQAAQDPDVLAIKITLYRVGSNSPIVKALMEARENGKAVAALIELKARFDEENNIGWARALEREGVHVVYGVVGLKVHAKLCMIVRREKDGIRRYMHLGTGNYNATTSRIYTDFGFLTCDKQIGEDVANLFNFLTGYARIESYQKLLVAPLSLRKGILSMIDREIACHQQNGGGHLIFKMNALVDPLCIAALYRASQAGVKIDLQVRGICCLRTKIPGVSENIEVTSIVGRFLEHARIYYFRNGGNAEVFLGSADLMPRNLDRRVEVLYPVQNPAIRDAIIEKILPVQLNDNIKLRLLQSDGTYERRTIPDGAEPLNAQAWFVEHSGCWYDGIL; encoded by the coding sequence ATGGATACCGCCCCGACAATCCCTCTTGATGATCCCGCATTGTATATCAACCGTGAACTCGCATGGATCAGGTTCAATCGTCATGTGCTGGACGAAGCCATGGATCCGTCCCACCCCCTGCTCGAACGGGTAAAATTCCTGGCGATTTTTTCCAATAATCTCGATGAATTTTTTATGGTCCGGGTATCCGGGCTCCAGCGCCAGTATACAAAAGGTGTCCGGAAATTTCCCGCTGATGGCATGACTCCTGCCCAGCAGCTGGATGGAATCCAGAAGATGCTTTTACCGGAACTCGAACAGGAATACCGATGCTGGCATGAAGACATCCTGCCAAAACTTGACCAGACTGGCGTCCATATTCATGCGTACCGCGATCTCGATGTGCGACAGAAATCCGCGATGCATCGCTTTTTTGTCGAAGAGGTATTTCCGGTACTCACACCTCTTGCCTTTGACAGTTCGCATCCGTTCCCTTTCATTTCCAATCTTTCATTAAATCTCGCGATTATTGTCCGGGACACCAGCAATAAAGAATTTTTTGCCCGGGTGAAAGTGCCGACCAATCTTTTCTCGCGGCTCATCCGCATTCCCGATGCTGAAGAGAACTGTCGGAATGATCAGAATGTGCACTTTGTCTATCTTGAAGAGATCATTGCCGCACATCTCGACATGCTCTTTCCAGGGCTTGAGACGGTGGCATCGTTTCCCTTCCGGATTACTAGAGATGCGGACCCGGAGATTGAAGTGGACGATGCATCTGATCTCCTTACAACAGTCGAAGAGATCATGGAACAGCGTGCGCATGGAAACCCGGTACGTATCGAAGTCGAGTGTTCCATGCATGACAGCATCTGCCATATGCTTGAAAAGAAGTTAGTCGTCACGTCGGCGATGATCCACCGTGTCGGTCATCCCGTGGGTATGGCTGATCTCATGCAGCTCCTTTCGCTGGATCGCCCGGATTTAAAGGATCGGCCATTCAATCCTTCACTACCAACGGATCTTGCGGAAGGCAAGGATATTTTTTCTGCAATCCGCCACCATGACATCCTCCTGTACCAGCCTTATGACAGTTTTACACCTGTAGTCAATTTAATCCGTCAGGCAGCTCAGGACCCGGATGTTCTTGCCATTAAGATCACCCTCTACAGGGTTGGCTCCAATTCCCCGATAGTAAAAGCGCTGATGGAAGCCCGGGAGAATGGCAAAGCCGTTGCTGCCCTCATCGAACTCAAAGCACGGTTTGATGAAGAGAATAATATAGGCTGGGCCCGCGCCCTTGAGCGGGAGGGCGTGCATGTGGTTTATGGTGTCGTCGGCCTCAAGGTGCATGCAAAACTCTGCATGATAGTCCGCAGGGAAAAAGACGGCATCCGGCGCTACATGCATCTCGGTACCGGCAATTACAACGCCACAACGAGCCGTATCTACACGGACTTTGGATTTCTCACCTGCGACAAGCAGATCGGAGAGGATGTGGCAAACCTGTTCAATTTCCTGACCGGGTATGCACGGATCGAGAGTTACCAAAAACTCCTGGTGGCCCCCTTATCCCTGAGAAAAGGTATCCTTTCGATGATCGATCGCGAGATTGCCTGTCACCAGCAGAATGGCGGGGGCCACCTCATATTCAAGATGAATGCACTGGTTGATCCATTATGCATCGCGGCGCTCTACCGCGCTTCACAAGCTGGCGTGAAAATCGATCTCCAGGTACGGGGTATCTGCTGCCTTCGTACAAAAATCCCGGGTGTCAGTGAAAATATTGAAGTAACGTCGATCGTTGGCAGGTTCCTGGAACATGCCCGGATATACTATTTCCGCAATGGCGGGAACGCGGAAGTATTCCTGGGAAGTGCAGATCTTATGCCCCGTAATCTCGACCGGCGTGTGGAAGTGCTCTACCCGGTCCAGAATCCTGCTATCCGGGATGCCATTATTGAGAAGATCCTTCCGGTGCAGCTCAACGATAACATCAAACTGAGATTGCTGCAGAGTGACGGAACCTATGAACGTCGCACCATTCCGGATGGGGCAGAACCCCTCAATGCCCAGGCATGGTTCGTGGAACACAGTGGTTGCTGGTATGATGGCATTCTCTAA
- a CDS encoding CHAD domain-containing protein has protein sequence MMAFSNLSVNSVKKQTEPVTAACIFGKKGLLPLLEAFAKEIPGVKAAEDIEYIHRMRVASRRLRAALPLFRSCFLKKPYVKWIEEIKEITRALGEARDCDVQIAYLTKYQKRAEKTWKAHKHEGATEFPTGPAVRYLLTDLQKRRGTLQKEVLKALDNLEKSHVIEDMRTALIEDPRVRRGMKRAFAYGIAPIAAIRIERRLCNLLSFEPWVSHPEAVAEHHATRIAAKKLRYTMEVYAPVYRLNLKKPLSRVKAVQEALGNLHDCDVWIDTITRLLLHERSLLRSENEEKRPDTFTLSSLKLFLAEREKERMALYRHFVRYWASLKRTHIWEALRTALDTGRKTSFRSHEQVPEPELREIVAMISGEYPEGQKHCQLVTKLALLLFDSLLPLHNLDKRDRFLLECAGILHDIGWKYGQKNHNKRSAAMIFADERLPLDLAERGIVALTALAHRGQVTVESHSFFTLLSPKDQKKILLLSSLLRIADGLDYLHLGTVQEIHCVIDTTIFCDVIGSADISVEKERARSKGDLFNRVFGRILVIR, from the coding sequence ATGATGGCATTCTCTAATCTGTCCGTCAACAGCGTAAAGAAGCAGACGGAACCCGTTACCGCGGCCTGTATCTTCGGCAAAAAAGGATTACTCCCCCTCTTAGAAGCATTTGCAAAAGAGATTCCGGGAGTAAAGGCGGCAGAAGATATCGAATATATCCACCGGATGCGGGTGGCATCCCGCCGTCTCCGGGCTGCGCTTCCCCTGTTCCGTTCCTGCTTCTTGAAAAAACCGTACGTTAAATGGATAGAAGAGATCAAGGAGATCACCCGGGCATTGGGAGAGGCACGGGATTGTGATGTCCAGATTGCGTACCTGACAAAATACCAGAAGCGGGCTGAGAAAACCTGGAAAGCCCATAAGCATGAGGGTGCGACAGAATTTCCCACCGGTCCTGCTGTGAGGTACCTGCTGACCGATCTCCAGAAACGCCGGGGTACGTTACAAAAGGAAGTGCTCAAGGCACTTGATAACCTGGAAAAAAGCCATGTCATTGAGGATATGCGAACTGCCTTAATTGAGGACCCCCGCGTAAGAAGGGGAATGAAACGGGCCTTTGCGTATGGCATTGCTCCCATTGCAGCCATCCGGATTGAACGAAGATTATGTAACCTTCTCTCATTCGAGCCCTGGGTTTCCCACCCGGAGGCGGTTGCCGAACACCATGCCACCCGGATTGCGGCAAAAAAACTCCGGTACACGATGGAAGTCTATGCCCCGGTCTACCGGCTCAACTTAAAAAAACCGCTCTCACGGGTCAAGGCCGTGCAGGAAGCATTGGGCAATCTCCATGACTGTGATGTCTGGATTGACACCATTACACGCCTGCTCCTCCATGAACGCTCTCTCCTCCGGTCTGAAAATGAAGAGAAACGCCCGGATACGTTCACCTTATCAAGCCTGAAACTCTTTTTAGCTGAGCGGGAGAAGGAGCGTATGGCGCTGTACCGGCATTTCGTACGTTACTGGGCCTCGCTGAAACGGACTCATATATGGGAAGCACTCCGTACCGCCCTTGACACCGGAAGGAAAACAAGCTTCAGATCTCATGAACAGGTTCCGGAACCGGAACTACGGGAAATTGTCGCGATGATATCGGGCGAATATCCTGAAGGACAGAAACACTGCCAGCTGGTGACAAAACTTGCTCTTCTGCTGTTTGACAGTCTTTTGCCTCTCCACAATCTCGATAAACGGGACCGGTTCTTACTCGAATGTGCAGGCATACTGCATGATATCGGTTGGAAATACGGGCAGAAGAACCATAACAAACGCAGCGCAGCCATGATCTTTGCCGACGAGCGCCTGCCCCTCGACCTTGCCGAACGGGGGATTGTTGCCCTGACTGCTTTAGCTCACCGGGGTCAGGTAACCGTGGAATCGCACAGTTTCTTTACACTCCTGTCTCCAAAAGACCAGAAGAAAATTCTCCTGCTTTCGAGCCTCCTCCGCATTGCTGATGGCCTCGATTACCTGCACCTCGGAACCGTTCAGGAGATTCACTGTGTTATCGATACCACGATATTCTGCGATGTCATCGGTTCTGCTGATATATCGGTTGAAAAAGAGCGTGCACGATCAAAAGGAGATTTGTTCAACCGGGTATTTGGCAGGATCCTGGTGATCCGGTGA
- a CDS encoding Ppx/GppA phosphatase family protein: MKTKTPGINGRVVAFVDIGTNSIRLLVVRLNPNHSYTILTRQKQQVRLGEGEFDDDEILPEAVERAVMVCKKFTDLARTFNAEEFVAVATSAMREASNQQEILHRLRQEVTIDIRVISGQEEARLIYLGVASGMHLEGKSTFFIDIGGGSTEIAVGDERNYQYLDSFNLGAIRLANQYISPTDTGPVTPERYKKIQQHIKNVIIRSIKKIHRLDPVCAVASSGTAVNLAEIAFKNLHPDPGHEGMITHHELKKVIGMICSLPLEQRRKIPGINPERADIIVPGAAILDTFMQELSLKSIMVTGRGLQDGLLVDYLSRMDEFPLLGELSLRQRSILQLGRSCGINESHARTVTALVLAMFDSAKEQGLHTYGDAERELLEYATFLHDIGSFISYTNHEAHSYYMIKNSELLGFDLKEVTFMANLARFHRKKSPRKKDLEIPELDMHDREALRVLSTFIRLGESLDRSHAALIRHVRFIADGNDTVRVEIVARGDCQLEIWGIESEKKAFEKVFGKKIFFEILGNPSPA; the protein is encoded by the coding sequence GTGAAAACAAAAACCCCGGGCATCAACGGCCGCGTTGTTGCATTTGTCGATATCGGGACCAATTCCATCCGCCTTTTGGTTGTCCGGCTCAACCCGAATCACTCGTACACTATCCTGACCCGGCAGAAACAGCAGGTGCGCCTGGGCGAAGGGGAATTTGATGATGACGAGATTCTTCCTGAAGCTGTTGAACGGGCGGTTATGGTCTGCAAAAAATTTACCGATCTTGCCCGCACGTTCAATGCTGAAGAATTCGTTGCTGTTGCCACATCAGCGATGCGGGAGGCTTCCAACCAGCAGGAGATCCTGCACCGGCTGCGACAGGAAGTGACGATAGATATCCGGGTTATCTCCGGCCAGGAAGAAGCCCGGTTGATCTACTTGGGTGTTGCAAGTGGCATGCACCTCGAAGGAAAATCAACGTTCTTTATCGATATCGGCGGCGGAAGCACAGAAATCGCGGTGGGTGATGAGCGCAATTACCAGTATCTCGACAGCTTTAATCTGGGAGCGATACGGCTTGCAAACCAGTATATATCCCCGACAGATACCGGCCCGGTTACCCCGGAACGCTATAAAAAGATCCAGCAGCACATAAAAAACGTCATCATCCGGTCCATAAAGAAGATCCATAGACTGGACCCGGTCTGTGCTGTTGCAAGTTCAGGGACTGCAGTAAATCTAGCCGAGATTGCCTTTAAAAACCTGCACCCGGACCCGGGTCATGAAGGAATGATCACGCATCACGAATTAAAAAAAGTCATAGGCATGATCTGCTCCCTGCCTCTCGAACAGCGCAGGAAAATTCCCGGGATCAATCCTGAACGGGCAGATATCATCGTGCCGGGTGCTGCCATCCTTGACACGTTCATGCAGGAACTGTCCCTCAAGTCGATAATGGTGACGGGCAGGGGTTTGCAGGACGGGCTTTTGGTTGATTATCTCTCACGGATGGACGAGTTTCCCCTCTTAGGCGAGTTGTCACTCCGCCAGCGCAGCATCCTCCAGCTGGGCAGGTCCTGCGGCATCAATGAGTCCCATGCACGGACGGTCACGGCACTGGTCCTTGCCATGTTCGATAGCGCAAAGGAGCAGGGGCTTCATACCTATGGCGATGCGGAACGCGAGCTTCTGGAATATGCAACGTTTCTTCATGACATCGGCTCGTTTATCTCGTATACCAATCACGAGGCACATTCGTATTACATGATAAAAAATTCCGAATTACTGGGCTTTGACTTAAAAGAAGTAACATTCATGGCCAATCTAGCCCGGTTCCACCGGAAAAAAAGCCCGCGGAAAAAGGATCTCGAGATTCCTGAGCTTGATATGCACGACAGAGAAGCCCTGCGGGTACTTTCAACATTCATCCGGCTCGGTGAGAGTCTTGACCGGAGTCATGCAGCCCTGATCCGGCATGTCCGTTTCATTGCCGACGGCAATGATACTGTCCGTGTCGAGATTGTTGCAAGAGGTGACTGCCAGCTCGAGATATGGGGGATCGAGAGCGAGAAGAAGGCCTTTGAAAAAGTGTTTGGGAAAAAAATTTTCTTTGAGATTCTCGGAAATCCCTCCCCTGCCTGA
- a CDS encoding zinc ribbon domain-containing protein: MTNTKKYQTFATNADHMPFCTSCGAEIAADKKFCGQCGAPVESIPAPAALVTRVIPVEQQAPAIPSPVFSPPLKKPQTPKNMVIIGGVIAIIVIIAAIYFVGLPMLKNGAQKPVDGLVPTPAITPPPVPSARPTIKETTPVPDTTGIPVQVRDDRLEEDYEPVYALNQKFSFGQKVNFPYDLTRPPLYIKFNLTPTMIVKHRLVSIGTSNEHYENTTEASPYAWFEVKVLDAGSGAVIDQQGYGNDYPDITKHSFMVRQKGNYLIVMSGNEVNADIQMLVGTQ; this comes from the coding sequence ATGACCAATACAAAAAAGTATCAAACCTTCGCAACTAATGCTGATCATATGCCGTTCTGTACATCCTGCGGTGCAGAGATTGCCGCAGATAAAAAGTTCTGTGGGCAGTGCGGAGCTCCCGTTGAATCCATCCCTGCACCGGCAGCTCTTGTCACACGGGTCATACCTGTTGAGCAACAAGCTCCCGCAATCCCGTCTCCGGTCTTTTCGCCACCTCTTAAAAAACCCCAGACTCCGAAAAATATGGTTATCATCGGAGGAGTTATTGCCATCATTGTGATTATAGCCGCAATCTATTTCGTGGGACTGCCGATGCTGAAAAACGGCGCCCAGAAACCGGTTGATGGATTGGTACCAACACCTGCAATTACACCCCCCCCTGTCCCGTCTGCACGACCCACAATTAAGGAAACAACACCCGTTCCTGATACAACCGGCATTCCGGTTCAGGTGCGGGATGACCGACTGGAGGAGGATTACGAGCCGGTATATGCCCTTAACCAGAAGTTTTCGTTTGGGCAGAAAGTAAATTTTCCCTATGATCTTACGCGTCCCCCCCTGTATATCAAGTTCAATCTTACTCCGACAATGATTGTCAAACACCGGTTAGTCTCCATCGGGACGAGCAATGAACACTATGAAAATACTACCGAGGCAAGTCCCTATGCATGGTTTGAGGTAAAGGTGCTTGATGCAGGATCCGGAGCAGTTATCGACCAGCAGGGATATGGGAATGATTACCCTGATATCACAAAACATAGTTTCATGGTAAGGCAGAAAGGAAATTACCTGATCGTGATGTCAGGAAATGAGGTTAATGCGGATATCCAGATGCTGGTAGGAACACAATAA
- the gltA gene encoding NADPH-dependent glutamate synthase has product MHDRLVGERIHDFSEVDAGMTPEEAMIEAERCLQCKKPLCVKGCPVTIDIPAFIREVASGNFKKAAAIIKEQNMLPAICGRVCPQEVQCEGQCILGIKEKPVSIGELERFVADTERAHGMALPQKKASTGRRIAVVGAGPAGLTAAAELARMGYRVTLFESLHAAGGVLMYGIPSFRLPKEIVKAEIDAVLSLGVELKLNHLVGRSVTVKELLSYDAVFLGTGAGLPYFMGLPGENLPGVYSANEFLTRVNLMHADKFPVFDTPIKRGSRVVVVGGGNVAMDAARVARRLGGKVMLVYRRREEDLPAREAETRRAKEEGIEFVMCSHPIKILGDQAITGVECVRMEMCALDKSGRPEPVPIEGSHFTIDADVFIAAIGQGPNPLLISEIPDLKRGKRGNVEVDNEFHTSMRKVFAGGDVATGAATVILAMGAAKSAAHAIDKMLREE; this is encoded by the coding sequence ATGCATGACCGACTTGTTGGTGAACGCATCCATGATTTCTCCGAAGTCGATGCCGGAATGACTCCTGAAGAAGCGATGATCGAAGCTGAACGCTGCCTCCAGTGCAAAAAACCCCTCTGCGTGAAAGGCTGCCCGGTCACTATCGATATTCCCGCGTTCATCCGCGAAGTTGCATCCGGCAATTTCAAAAAGGCGGCCGCGATCATCAAGGAACAGAATATGCTCCCGGCCATCTGCGGCCGGGTCTGCCCGCAGGAAGTCCAGTGCGAAGGGCAGTGCATTCTCGGGATCAAGGAAAAACCCGTCTCGATTGGTGAACTGGAACGGTTCGTGGCTGATACTGAACGGGCACACGGCATGGCACTCCCTCAGAAAAAGGCATCCACCGGGCGAAGGATCGCCGTTGTCGGCGCAGGCCCGGCCGGGCTGACTGCAGCTGCTGAGCTGGCACGCATGGGCTACCGGGTCACCTTGTTTGAGTCGCTTCATGCTGCCGGCGGGGTACTCATGTATGGTATCCCGTCATTCCGGCTGCCCAAAGAGATTGTAAAGGCAGAGATTGATGCGGTCCTCTCCCTTGGCGTTGAACTGAAACTCAATCATCTTGTCGGCCGCAGTGTCACGGTAAAAGAACTGCTCAGTTACGATGCAGTATTTTTAGGCACCGGTGCCGGTCTTCCCTATTTTATGGGACTGCCCGGAGAAAACCTGCCGGGGGTGTACTCGGCAAACGAGTTCTTAACCCGGGTAAACCTGATGCATGCAGATAAGTTCCCGGTCTTTGATACCCCGATTAAGAGGGGAAGCCGCGTTGTCGTTGTCGGTGGCGGGAACGTGGCCATGGACGCAGCCCGGGTCGCACGGAGGCTTGGGGGCAAAGTCATGCTCGTGTACCGGCGGCGCGAAGAAGACCTCCCTGCCCGCGAGGCCGAGACCCGGCGGGCAAAGGAAGAAGGTATTGAATTTGTCATGTGTTCACACCCCATAAAGATACTTGGCGACCAGGCCATAACCGGTGTCGAATGCGTGCGGATGGAGATGTGTGCGCTGGACAAGTCCGGCAGGCCGGAACCGGTTCCAATCGAGGGCAGCCATTTCACGATCGATGCCGATGTCTTCATTGCAGCAATAGGGCAGGGCCCCAACCCGCTCCTGATCAGCGAGATTCCGGATCTCAAACGCGGCAAACGCGGCAATGTAGAAGTCGACAATGAATTCCACACGTCAATGCGCAAGGTCTTTGCCGGTGGCGATGTGGCTACCGGCGCCGCAACCGTTATTCTCGCTATGGGTGCGGCAAAGAGTGCTGCACACGCGATCGATAAGATGTTGCGGGAAGAATAA